A single window of Streptomyces globosus DNA harbors:
- a CDS encoding tachylectin-related carbohydrate-binding protein: MTNTLLQAARKTAVAALSGVLGAGLLTAATVAAAPAAQAATTCSGTASIYGVLPDGRLTFSSITPATGELKKVVIGADLGFEPKAMATLNFNTVLVTSTAGALYRLDVLTNNTSLVLERPPVKLFDSGWTHDKLTYDGHGHLYGTAGGLLLQYLVSQPKPTGSAHIGQRREIGSGFVLKTLTAAGDDRLLATTGAGALYSYRIDSAGGWSRDDLKASGWSAFDQLVSPGGGLYYGRIATTGAMYWYKDADPADGSGSDIAYHNDTPVNTGGWTQQLLSAQPGTFTCTTAADPLDGRDIPAVKAAGRDLMNRHDGGVWNNSTQWSCLEQLWDRESGWRYWADNPSSSAYGIPQALPGSKMDAFGDDWRTNPITQIKWGLSYIDGRYGTPCGAWNHFLKNNWY; encoded by the coding sequence GTGACCAACACCCTCCTCCAGGCCGCCCGCAAGACCGCCGTCGCCGCCCTGTCCGGCGTGCTCGGGGCCGGGCTGCTCACCGCGGCGACCGTCGCCGCCGCCCCGGCCGCCCAGGCCGCGACGACGTGCAGCGGCACCGCCTCGATCTACGGCGTCCTCCCCGACGGCCGCCTCACCTTCAGCAGCATCACGCCCGCCACGGGCGAGCTGAAGAAGGTCGTCATCGGAGCCGACCTCGGCTTCGAGCCGAAGGCGATGGCCACCCTCAACTTCAACACCGTCCTGGTCACCTCGACCGCCGGCGCCCTCTACCGCCTGGACGTCCTCACCAACAACACGTCGCTCGTACTGGAGCGCCCGCCCGTCAAGCTCTTCGACAGCGGCTGGACGCACGACAAGCTCACCTACGACGGCCACGGCCACCTGTACGGCACTGCCGGCGGCCTCCTCCTCCAGTACCTGGTGTCGCAGCCGAAGCCGACCGGTTCGGCGCACATCGGCCAGCGCAGGGAGATCGGCAGCGGCTTCGTCCTGAAGACCCTCACCGCCGCCGGCGACGACCGCCTGCTGGCGACCACGGGGGCGGGCGCCCTGTACTCGTACAGGATCGACAGCGCGGGCGGGTGGAGCCGCGACGACCTGAAGGCCTCGGGCTGGTCCGCCTTCGACCAGCTCGTCTCGCCCGGCGGCGGCCTCTACTACGGCCGGATCGCCACCACCGGCGCCATGTACTGGTACAAGGACGCCGATCCGGCCGACGGCAGCGGCAGCGACATCGCCTACCACAACGACACGCCCGTCAACACCGGCGGCTGGACGCAGCAGCTGCTCTCCGCCCAGCCGGGCACGTTCACCTGCACCACCGCCGCGGACCCGCTCGACGGCCGCGACATCCCCGCCGTGAAGGCGGCCGGCCGCGACCTGATGAACCGCCACGACGGCGGCGTCTGGAACAACTCCACCCAGTGGAGCTGCCTGGAGCAGCTCTGGGACAGGGAGAGCGGCTGGCGCTACTGGGCCGACAACCCGAGCTCCAGCGCGTACGGCATTCCCCAGGCCCTGCCCGGCTCCAAGATGGACGCCTTCGGCGACGACTGGCGCACCAACCCGATCACGCAGATCAAGTGGGGCCTGTCGTACATCGACGGCCGGTACGGCACGCCGTGCGGCGCCTGGAACCACTTCCTGAAGAACAACTGGTACTGA
- a CDS encoding GlxA family transcriptional regulator, producing MPHGSSHAPRPAGAHRVVVVVDANSNPFELGCATEVFGLRRPEIGRDLYEFALCSPEPRTLMRDGFFTLTGVAGLEAAEAADTLIVPNRPDVEVPRRPAVLDAVRRAHARGARLVGFCSGAFTLAEAGVLDGRRATAHWQWADSFRARFPSVRLESDVLFVDDGDILTAAGSAAALDLGLHIVRRDHGAEVATAVSRRLVFAAHRDGGQRQFVERPVPDLPDESLAPVLAWALERLDAPLSVADLAARAAVSPATLHRRFRAQLGTTPLAWLTAERVALACRLIERGEARLEVVARRSGLGTAARLRTLMRRETGITPSAYRTRFGRR from the coding sequence ATGCCGCACGGATCCTCGCACGCACCGCGCCCGGCGGGCGCGCACCGGGTCGTCGTGGTCGTCGACGCGAACTCGAACCCCTTCGAGCTCGGCTGCGCGACCGAGGTGTTCGGGCTGCGCCGACCGGAGATCGGGCGTGACCTGTACGAGTTCGCGCTCTGCTCCCCCGAGCCCCGCACCCTGATGCGGGACGGGTTCTTCACCCTGACGGGAGTCGCCGGCCTGGAAGCGGCCGAGGCGGCGGACACCTTGATCGTCCCGAACCGCCCCGACGTGGAGGTTCCTCGGCGCCCCGCCGTGCTGGACGCCGTCCGCCGCGCCCACGCGCGCGGTGCGCGCCTGGTCGGCTTCTGCAGCGGCGCCTTCACCCTGGCGGAGGCCGGTGTGCTCGACGGGCGCCGGGCCACCGCGCACTGGCAGTGGGCGGACTCCTTCCGGGCGCGCTTCCCGTCCGTCCGGCTGGAGTCCGACGTGCTGTTCGTGGACGACGGCGACATCCTCACCGCGGCGGGCAGCGCGGCCGCGCTCGACCTCGGGCTGCACATCGTGCGCCGCGACCACGGCGCTGAGGTCGCAACCGCCGTGAGCCGCCGCCTGGTGTTCGCCGCCCACCGCGACGGGGGCCAGCGCCAGTTCGTGGAGCGCCCCGTGCCCGACCTGCCCGACGAGTCCCTCGCGCCGGTCCTGGCCTGGGCGCTGGAGCGCCTGGACGCACCGCTGTCGGTGGCCGATCTCGCGGCGCGCGCGGCGGTCAGCCCGGCGACGCTGCACCGCCGTTTCCGGGCCCAGTTGGGAACGACGCCGCTCGCCTGGCTCACGGCGGAACGGGTCGCCCTCGCCTGCCGCTTGATCGAGCGGGGCGAGGCGCGCCTCGAGGTGGTGGCGCGGCGCAGCGGGCTCGGAACCGCCGCGCGTCTGCGGACGCTGATGCGCCGTGAGACGGGCATCACCCCGTCGGCGTACCGGACCCGGTTCGGGCGGCGGTAG
- a CDS encoding vWA domain-containing protein: MSGNQNYINHVALVLDASSSMSHLNNKVVEVADRQIEYLARRSRELDQETRVTVYVFSNEVECIIYDKDVLRMPSLKQLYRVGGMTALLAATLKSQRELAQTAQLYGDHSFLTFILTDGQENASHRCADAPSKSAKALVQAVSKMIETQDDNWTLAVLVPDQMGKREAMQCGFPRDNIAVWDATSTQGLEEAGEVIREATEKFMVGRTKGIRGSKAVFSTGGDAVNEATIKAAGLTAVDPSGYELIPVAREAGIREWVVECGHTFKNGSAFYQLSKSEKVQARKQIAVLEKKTDKVYTGPEARALLGLPDAEVRVKPDHNDDFTIFVQSTSVNRKLVPQTRLLLMV, from the coding sequence GTGTCCGGAAACCAGAACTACATCAATCACGTTGCCCTTGTGCTGGACGCCAGTTCGTCGATGTCGCACCTGAACAACAAGGTCGTGGAAGTCGCCGACCGCCAGATCGAATACCTGGCCCGCCGCTCGCGGGAACTGGACCAGGAAACCCGTGTCACGGTCTACGTCTTCTCGAACGAAGTCGAGTGCATCATCTACGACAAGGACGTGCTGCGCATGCCGTCCCTGAAGCAGCTCTACCGGGTCGGCGGGATGACGGCGCTGCTCGCGGCCACGCTGAAGTCGCAGCGGGAACTGGCCCAGACGGCCCAACTGTACGGCGACCACAGCTTCCTGACGTTCATCCTGACGGACGGCCAGGAGAACGCGAGCCACCGCTGCGCGGACGCGCCCTCCAAGAGCGCGAAGGCCCTGGTGCAGGCGGTGTCCAAGATGATCGAGACGCAGGACGACAACTGGACGCTGGCCGTCCTCGTGCCCGACCAGATGGGCAAGCGGGAGGCCATGCAGTGCGGCTTCCCGAGGGACAACATCGCCGTCTGGGACGCCACGAGCACCCAGGGCCTGGAGGAGGCCGGCGAGGTCATCCGGGAGGCCACGGAGAAATTCATGGTGGGCCGCACGAAGGGAATCCGCGGCTCGAAGGCGGTCTTCTCCACGGGCGGCGACGCGGTGAACGAGGCCACCATCAAGGCGGCCGGCCTGACCGCGGTGGACCCGTCGGGCTATGAGCTCATTCCGGTGGCGCGGGAGGCGGGCATACGCGAATGGGTCGTGGAATGCGGGCACACCTTCAAGAACGGCTCGGCTTTCTACCAGCTCAGCAAGTCGGAGAAAGTCCAGGCGCGCAAGCAGATCGCGGTGCTGGAGAAGAAGACGGACAAGGTGTACACGGGGCCGGAGGCCCGCGCCCTGCTGGGCCTCCCGGACGCGGAGGTCCGCGTCAAGCCCGACCACAACGACGACTTCACCATCTTCGTGCAGAGCACGAGCGTCAACCGCAAGCTGGTCCCCCAGACCCGGCTCCTGCTGATGGTGTGA
- a CDS encoding alpha/beta fold hydrolase, which translates to MTTTPSPWTGTVTVDDTALAVTDTGGPGRPVVYLNGCYADRSHWRRVIADLGGTDFRHITFDARGRGRSQRSADYSFEACLRDIDAVLAARAVEQPIVVGWSYGAALAVNWAARNPGRARGTVCVDGALPHEWLDDAAREKIRKLFRRLSPLFPVARRLGLAARMSAAQHAEINIEANELCAPAVLDPVLDSLTLPVRYVLATGGNLGGEAQLMEKIRADLTPATLRNPHIRIAAKAPSNHSKILRNDFRAVADTVRELAGAPRSPQAA; encoded by the coding sequence ATGACGACGACCCCCTCACCCTGGACCGGCACGGTCACCGTCGACGACACCGCACTCGCGGTGACCGACACCGGCGGCCCCGGCCGCCCCGTGGTCTACCTCAACGGCTGCTACGCCGACCGGTCGCACTGGCGCCGCGTCATCGCCGACCTCGGCGGCACCGACTTCCGCCACATCACGTTCGACGCGCGCGGCCGCGGCAGGTCGCAGCGCTCCGCGGACTACTCCTTCGAGGCGTGCCTCCGCGACATCGACGCGGTCCTCGCCGCGCGCGCCGTGGAACAGCCGATCGTGGTGGGCTGGTCCTACGGCGCCGCACTCGCCGTCAACTGGGCCGCCCGCAACCCCGGCCGCGCCCGGGGCACGGTGTGCGTGGACGGAGCGCTGCCGCACGAATGGCTCGACGACGCCGCCCGCGAGAAGATCCGCAAGCTGTTCCGTCGGCTGAGCCCGCTGTTCCCGGTCGCCCGCCGACTCGGCCTGGCGGCCCGCATGAGCGCCGCGCAACACGCCGAGATCAACATCGAGGCGAACGAACTCTGCGCGCCGGCCGTCCTCGACCCCGTCCTGGACAGCCTGACCCTCCCGGTCCGCTACGTCCTCGCCACCGGCGGCAACCTGGGCGGGGAAGCACAGCTGATGGAGAAGATCCGGGCCGACCTGACCCCGGCCACCCTCCGCAACCCGCACATCCGCATCGCCGCGAAGGCCCCCAGCAACCACTCGAAGATCCTCCGCAACGACTTCCGCGCCGTAGCGGACACCGTCCGCGAACTCGCGGGCGCCCCGCGCAGCCCCCAGGCGGCCTGA
- a CDS encoding cupin domain-containing protein yields the protein MSNAPVSLAKALASFDALWSPRIVTQVNDYDVRIAKVGGEHVWHAHDDTDEFFLVLDGELHISLREPEGERTVLLPRGSVFTVPKGTHHRPYAPSGAAILMFEPTGTPTTGDRHDEVPAHVDVTTGHALGTLGA from the coding sequence ATGAGCAACGCACCCGTCTCCCTCGCCAAGGCCCTGGCCTCCTTCGACGCCCTGTGGAGCCCCCGCATCGTCACGCAGGTCAACGACTACGACGTGCGCATCGCCAAGGTCGGGGGCGAGCACGTCTGGCACGCCCACGACGACACCGACGAGTTCTTCCTCGTCCTCGACGGAGAGCTGCACATCTCCCTGCGCGAGCCGGAGGGGGAGCGCACGGTCCTCCTCCCCCGGGGCTCGGTCTTCACCGTTCCCAAGGGCACGCACCACAGGCCGTACGCCCCGTCCGGCGCCGCGATCCTCATGTTCGAGCCCACGGGGACGCCGACCACCGGCGACCGCCACGACGAGGTACCGGCCCACGTCGACGTGACGACCGGTCACGCACTCGGCACACTCGGGGCCTGA